In a single window of the Pedococcus dokdonensis genome:
- a CDS encoding glycosyltransferase family 2 protein: protein MSPELSIVIPVYNEEDVLPLLVARLRPVADGLGTTYEVLTVDDGSDDLSPAVLQRLMRDWPQLRIVRLRANAGHQAAISAGLASARGDYVVTLDADLQDPPEVIPEMLAQARAQRADVVYGVRSDRSSDSAFKRLSAKGFYRVIRLLSGTHAQVDAGDYRLMSRATVDAINSLPEHHRVLRFVVPALGFPSTSVTYRRDERAAGSSKYPLSKMIRLSLDSVTGFSTAPLRAATWLGLLGGVAALLLLAYALVASALGHTLPGWTSTVVAVAGVGAVQLLCVGILGEYVGRMYAHLQARPTYFVAYDSLTGPVTAVDEPEPSTSPRA, encoded by the coding sequence ATGTCCCCCGAGCTCAGCATCGTCATCCCCGTGTACAACGAGGAGGACGTCCTGCCGTTGCTCGTGGCCCGGCTGCGACCGGTGGCCGACGGGCTCGGCACCACCTACGAGGTGCTCACGGTCGACGACGGCAGCGACGACCTCTCCCCCGCCGTCCTGCAGCGCCTGATGCGCGACTGGCCACAGCTGCGGATCGTCCGGCTGCGCGCCAATGCCGGCCACCAGGCCGCCATCTCCGCCGGGCTGGCGAGCGCCCGCGGTGACTACGTGGTCACCCTCGACGCCGATCTCCAGGACCCGCCCGAGGTGATCCCGGAGATGCTGGCCCAGGCCCGTGCACAGCGTGCCGACGTCGTCTACGGCGTGCGTTCCGACCGGTCCAGCGACTCCGCGTTCAAGCGGCTCAGCGCGAAGGGCTTCTACCGGGTCATCCGTCTGCTCTCCGGCACGCACGCGCAGGTCGATGCCGGGGACTACCGGCTGATGTCCCGCGCGACCGTCGACGCCATCAACTCCCTGCCCGAGCACCACCGGGTACTGCGTTTCGTGGTGCCCGCGCTCGGCTTCCCCTCGACCTCGGTGACCTACCGCCGCGACGAGCGGGCCGCCGGCAGCTCGAAGTACCCGCTGTCCAAGATGATCCGGCTCTCGCTCGACAGCGTGACCGGCTTCTCCACCGCTCCCCTGCGCGCAGCCACCTGGCTGGGGCTCCTGGGCGGGGTTGCGGCGCTGCTGCTGCTGGCGTACGCGCTGGTCGCCAGCGCGCTGGGCCACACCCTCCCCGGTTGGACGTCGACGGTCGTGGCCGTCGCGGGCGTGGGGGCCGTCCAGCTGCTGTGCGTCGGGATCCTCGGCGAGTACGTCGGACGGATGTACGCCCACCTGCAGGCGCGGCCCACCTACTTCGTGGCCTACGACTCGCTGACCGGTCCGGTCACCGCCGTGGACGAGCCCGAACCATCAACGTCACCCCGGGCATAG
- the rsfS gene encoding ribosome silencing factor, which yields MPATERSLDLARTAARAADDKLATTVAGIDVSEQLALTDVFVIVSASTDRQVGAIVDEVEDQLRERGAKPIRREGERDGRWVLLDFGDIVVHVQHDEEREFYELERLWKDCPEIDLGVPKRRDA from the coding sequence GTGCCCGCCACCGAACGATCCCTCGACCTGGCCAGGACGGCCGCCCGAGCCGCCGACGACAAGCTCGCCACCACCGTGGCCGGCATCGACGTCAGCGAGCAGCTCGCCCTCACCGACGTCTTCGTCATCGTGTCGGCCAGCACCGACCGGCAGGTCGGCGCCATCGTCGACGAGGTCGAGGACCAGCTCCGTGAGAGGGGCGCCAAGCCGATCCGCCGCGAGGGCGAGCGCGACGGCCGCTGGGTGCTGCTCGACTTCGGCGACATCGTGGTCCACGTCCAGCACGACGAGGAGCGGGAGTTCTACGAGCTCGAGCGGCTCTGGAAGGACTGCCCCGAGATCGACCTCGGAGTGCCCAAGCGCCGGGACGCATGA
- a CDS encoding DUF4396 domain-containing protein, with protein sequence MSHHDMTTAPSLWRQAVSATLHCLTGCAIGEVLGMVIGTALGWGNLATVVLSIALAFAFGYSLAMRPVLRAGLALPAALAVAFASDTVSISVMELVDNAFVVAIPGAMDAGLASGLFWGTLVASLAIAFVLTVPVNRWLIARGRGHAVMHQYHH encoded by the coding sequence ATGAGCCACCACGACATGACGACAGCACCTTCGCTGTGGCGGCAGGCCGTCAGCGCGACCCTGCACTGCCTCACCGGGTGTGCGATCGGCGAGGTCCTCGGCATGGTGATCGGCACGGCGCTCGGCTGGGGCAACCTCGCGACCGTCGTCCTCTCCATCGCGCTCGCGTTCGCGTTCGGCTACTCCCTCGCGATGCGCCCCGTCCTGCGGGCCGGCCTCGCCCTCCCGGCGGCGCTGGCGGTGGCCTTCGCCTCCGACACCGTCTCCATCTCGGTGATGGAGCTGGTCGACAACGCCTTCGTCGTCGCGATCCCTGGGGCGATGGACGCCGGACTCGCGAGCGGGCTGTTCTGGGGCACCCTCGTCGCGTCGCTGGCGATCGCGTTCGTGCTGACCGTGCCGGTGAACCGCTGGCTGATCGCGCGTGGCCGAGGTCACGCGGTGATGCACCAGTACCACCACTGA
- a CDS encoding arylamine N-acetyltransferase family protein has translation MTEGLDLAAYLDRVGIGGAPAPDLAALQRLHEAHVRTFTFDNIDVLLEQHPGVELADVQAKFVGRGRGGYCFEHATLFAAVLDSLGFDVERRLARVGDVTAAARTHCVVTARIDGTRWLCDPGFGHSLLHPIRLEDGAEEDFGGWSFRVCRLDRGASGATWELQRHRDGAWELMHTTDELPVQQVDLRAGHHFTSTYPTSHFRHGLMFTRHLPGRHVAVTHEGVTVRRPGEPTEHHDLSEGELEALLTELRVGLTDDETERLLAVVGQLRTQSP, from the coding sequence GTGACGGAGGGCCTGGACCTCGCGGCATACCTCGACCGGGTGGGGATCGGCGGCGCACCGGCGCCGGACCTGGCGGCCCTGCAGCGCCTGCACGAGGCGCACGTGCGGACCTTCACCTTCGACAACATCGACGTGCTGCTCGAGCAGCACCCCGGCGTCGAGCTGGCCGACGTGCAGGCCAAGTTCGTCGGCCGTGGCCGAGGCGGCTACTGCTTCGAGCACGCGACGCTCTTCGCGGCGGTGCTCGACTCCCTCGGCTTCGACGTCGAGCGGCGGCTCGCGCGGGTCGGTGACGTGACGGCCGCGGCGCGCACGCACTGCGTGGTGACCGCTCGCATCGACGGGACACGGTGGTTGTGCGACCCGGGGTTCGGACACAGCCTCCTGCACCCGATTCGGCTGGAGGACGGTGCGGAGGAGGACTTCGGCGGGTGGAGCTTCCGGGTGTGCCGGCTGGACCGGGGTGCCAGTGGGGCGACCTGGGAGCTGCAGCGGCACCGCGACGGTGCCTGGGAGCTGATGCACACCACCGACGAGCTGCCCGTGCAGCAGGTCGACCTGCGAGCGGGCCACCACTTCACCAGCACCTACCCGACCTCGCACTTCCGGCACGGGCTGATGTTCACCCGGCACCTGCCCGGCCGGCACGTGGCGGTCACCCACGAAGGCGTCACGGTCCGACGCCCCGGTGAGCCGACGGAGCACCACGACCTGTCGGAGGGGGAGCTCGAGGCGCTGCTGACCGAGCTGCGGGTCGGGCTCACCGACGACGAGACCGAGCGGCTGCTCGCCGTGGTGGGGCAGCTGCGGACTCAGTCGCCGTAG
- a CDS encoding histidine phosphatase family protein produces MSSARRVLIVRHGETDHNAGGVWQGQLDTPLSELGVEQARAAGRAIAAYRPSRVLASDLSRAAVTAQHVADAADAPLTLDPRWREIHVGQWQGLHTSEVREGYAELLAEMDRSDVRRGVDGETLAEVGRRAGESLREVLDGLGADECVVVVAHGVSSRAAVADLLGIDQHLATRALATMGNCHWVELSESRTGWQIRRWNVSA; encoded by the coding sequence ATGAGCTCGGCCCGCCGCGTCCTGATCGTCCGCCACGGCGAGACCGACCACAACGCCGGAGGGGTCTGGCAGGGGCAGCTCGACACCCCGCTGAGCGAGCTCGGCGTGGAGCAGGCGCGCGCCGCAGGCCGGGCCATCGCGGCATACCGGCCCTCACGGGTGCTCGCCTCGGACCTGTCACGAGCCGCGGTGACCGCGCAACACGTCGCCGACGCGGCGGACGCGCCACTCACCCTCGACCCGCGCTGGCGCGAGATCCACGTCGGCCAGTGGCAGGGCCTGCACACCAGCGAGGTGCGCGAAGGGTATGCCGAGCTGTTGGCCGAGATGGACCGCTCCGACGTCCGTCGTGGCGTCGACGGCGAGACGCTGGCCGAGGTGGGCCGGCGGGCGGGGGAGTCGCTGCGCGAGGTGCTCGACGGCCTGGGTGCGGACGAGTGCGTGGTCGTCGTGGCCCACGGGGTGTCCTCGCGAGCGGCTGTCGCCGACCTCCTCGGGATCGACCAGCACCTGGCGACCCGGGCGCTGGCGACGATGGGCAACTGCCACTGGGTCGAGCTATCCGAGAGCCGCACCGGGTGGCAGATCCGACGCTGGAACGTTTCCGCCTGA
- a CDS encoding SGNH/GDSL hydrolase family protein, producing MSVGFDYDNTGARPAGAVMRALSALLPGVGAVREQTEPYAAAWRRSNDKALAADGPLWVAIGDSMTQGIGASAPDRGWVGQLADHLADAGRPHRVVNLSVTGARVQDALDQQLPALRDLVAMGQVPDLVTVVIGSNDVVSPRLRAGLTDRFTQLLDGLPDGAVVANLPNPHREARRVSALLREREREGRLVVADMRAHGPRSWRGKLAADKFHPNDAGYAGMARVFDLALGLEEVR from the coding sequence ATGAGCGTGGGGTTCGACTACGACAACACCGGCGCGCGCCCCGCCGGGGCGGTCATGCGGGCGCTGTCGGCGCTGCTGCCGGGGGTGGGGGCGGTGCGCGAACAGACCGAGCCGTACGCCGCGGCCTGGCGCCGGTCCAACGACAAGGCCCTCGCAGCCGACGGACCCTTGTGGGTGGCGATCGGCGACTCGATGACCCAAGGGATCGGAGCCTCGGCGCCCGACCGGGGCTGGGTGGGCCAGCTCGCCGACCACCTGGCCGATGCGGGCCGACCGCACCGGGTGGTCAACCTCTCGGTGACGGGTGCGCGGGTGCAGGATGCGCTCGACCAGCAGCTACCGGCCCTGCGCGACCTCGTCGCGATGGGCCAGGTGCCCGACCTCGTCACCGTGGTCATCGGGTCCAACGACGTGGTGTCACCCCGGCTGCGCGCCGGGCTCACCGACCGGTTCACCCAGCTGCTCGACGGCCTCCCCGATGGCGCTGTCGTCGCCAACCTGCCCAACCCGCACCGGGAGGCCCGGCGGGTCAGCGCGCTGCTGCGCGAGCGGGAGCGGGAGGGGCGTCTCGTGGTCGCGGACATGCGGGCGCACGGCCCGCGCAGCTGGCGGGGCAAGCTCGCCGCCGACAAGTTCCACCCCAACGACGCCGGGTATGCCGGGATGGCCCGCGTCTTCGACCTTGCCCTCGGCCTCGAGGAGGTCCGGTGA
- the nadD gene encoding nicotinate-nucleotide adenylyltransferase, translating to MRLGVMGGTFDPIHHGHLVAASEVQTRFGLDEVVFVPTGQPWQKDEREVSPAEHRYLMTVVATASNPRFTVSRVDIDRPGPTFTIDTLRDLRGQRPDAELFFITGADALAQILSWKDAEELFDLAHFIGVTRPGYVLSESGLPADRVTLQEVPAMAISSTDCRARVERAEPVWYLVPDGVVQYVNKYHLYAADSPVGAPARP from the coding sequence ATGCGTCTCGGGGTGATGGGCGGGACGTTCGACCCGATCCACCACGGCCACCTCGTCGCCGCCTCCGAGGTCCAGACCCGGTTCGGGCTCGATGAGGTCGTCTTCGTCCCCACCGGCCAGCCGTGGCAGAAGGACGAGCGCGAGGTCAGCCCGGCCGAGCACCGCTACCTCATGACGGTGGTCGCGACGGCGTCCAACCCGCGGTTCACCGTCAGCCGGGTCGACATCGACCGGCCCGGGCCCACCTTCACGATCGACACCCTGCGCGACCTGCGCGGTCAGCGCCCCGACGCCGAGCTGTTCTTCATCACCGGCGCCGATGCCCTGGCCCAGATCCTGTCGTGGAAGGATGCCGAGGAGCTGTTCGACCTCGCCCACTTCATCGGGGTGACCCGACCGGGATACGTGCTCTCCGAGAGTGGCCTGCCCGCCGACCGGGTGACCCTCCAGGAGGTGCCCGCGATGGCGATCAGCTCCACCGACTGCCGGGCGCGCGTCGAGCGCGCCGAACCCGTCTGGTACCTCGTGCCGGACGGCGTGGTCCAGTACGTCAACAAGTACCACCTGTATGCCGCCGACTCACCTGTCGGCGCCCCAGCACGACCGTAG
- a CDS encoding maleylpyruvate isomerase mycothiol-dependent enzyme family protein yields the protein MTAPVSTPADLRTVIDAIMVGFAEVPDDGWTRPAHGLTWDCRDTAAHLIDDFASYALNLSSREEHLDAYIPFVDPPQWQPTTPPNLVWPDPAKGTAAIVRCVDASGGLLVAVTRTAPPGHLGYHPAGNSDASGFAAMGIVEGAAHAWDVLTAQGLDFRVDDSVCDRVLNRLFPAARRTGDGWQDFLHACHRTDDNREGHWRWDSTVRETYGD from the coding sequence ATGACCGCACCCGTCTCCACGCCGGCCGACCTCCGCACCGTCATCGACGCGATCATGGTCGGCTTCGCCGAGGTGCCCGACGACGGCTGGACCCGCCCCGCCCACGGGCTGACCTGGGACTGCCGCGACACGGCGGCCCACCTGATCGACGACTTCGCGTCCTACGCACTCAACCTGTCCAGCCGCGAAGAGCACCTCGACGCGTACATCCCGTTCGTCGACCCGCCCCAGTGGCAGCCGACCACCCCGCCCAACCTGGTCTGGCCCGACCCGGCCAAGGGGACGGCCGCGATCGTGCGCTGCGTCGACGCGTCCGGTGGCCTGCTGGTCGCCGTCACGCGTACCGCTCCCCCGGGGCACCTCGGCTACCACCCGGCCGGCAACTCCGACGCCTCCGGCTTCGCGGCGATGGGCATCGTCGAGGGAGCGGCCCACGCCTGGGACGTGCTGACGGCGCAGGGACTCGACTTCCGGGTCGACGACAGCGTCTGCGACCGCGTGCTCAACCGGTTGTTCCCCGCAGCGAGGCGCACCGGCGACGGCTGGCAGGACTTCCTGCACGCGTGCCACCGCACCGACGACAACCGCGAGGGCCACTGGCGGTGGGACTCGACGGTGCGCGAGACCTACGGCGACTGA